A window from Candidatus Bathyarchaeota archaeon encodes these proteins:
- a CDS encoding HAD family hydrolase — MEQQTKMPIEAVIFDLDGTLATFNLDYKALRGEVRSYLIQKNIPPSVLKVNESIFEMLKKTQLYTRKAKNPEIFEELRTHSLALAEKYELEAAETTSLLPGVAETLKELQRLNLKIGLCTSNSEKAAAYILNRFKIAEYFQVLVARDKVKDVKPHIEQFEVALNTLKAAKEATVIVGDSTVDMQSAKELKALSVGYPTGFSTKEQLMTSGANYIITSLTDLPLLIKKLNQN, encoded by the coding sequence ATGGAGCAGCAGACCAAGATGCCCATCGAAGCGGTAATATTTGATTTAGACGGAACACTTGCCACCTTTAACTTAGACTACAAAGCCCTCCGAGGCGAAGTCCGCAGCTACCTCATACAAAAAAATATCCCACCCTCCGTGCTTAAAGTTAACGAAAGCATCTTTGAGATGCTCAAAAAAACCCAGCTATACACAAGAAAAGCCAAAAACCCCGAAATCTTCGAGGAACTCCGCACTCACTCTTTGGCGCTTGCCGAAAAATACGAGTTAGAAGCCGCCGAAACCACCAGTTTGCTTCCAGGCGTTGCAGAAACGCTCAAGGAGCTTCAACGGTTGAACCTCAAAATTGGCTTATGCACTTCTAACAGTGAAAAAGCAGCCGCTTACATCCTCAACCGATTCAAAATAGCAGAATACTTCCAGGTTTTGGTTGCACGAGACAAAGTAAAAGACGTTAAACCCCACATTGAACAGTTTGAGGTTGCATTAAACACGCTCAAGGCAGCCAAAGAAGCCACAGTCATAGTCGGCGACAGCACAGTAGATATGCAGAGCGCTAAAGAATTGAAAGCCCTATCCGTCGGGTACCCTACGGGCTTTTCCACCAAAGAGCAACTTATGACAAGCGGCGCAAACTATATCATAACGTCCCTAACCGATTTGCCCCTGCTAATAAAAAAATTAAACCAAAATTAG